GGAGATGGCTTCATGATTACCTGGAATTGGTGATGCTGATAGAGCCTGTTAGGGTTCTCGCCGTAGCGGCCATCTGCCGGGCGGCGTGACGGCTCTACATAAGCAACATTCCAAGGTTCAGGTCCAATCGCACGTAAAAATGTATATGGACTCATCGTTCCTGCACCTTTTTCGGTATCATAAGCCTGCATTAAGATGCAGCCTTGTTCAGACCAGTGTTTTTGCAATGTTAAAATCATATTTTGTATATTCATCTTTACACCTCCGAATTTTTCCATTTATTAAAGATATGATTATTTGGGTCTTTTTTCTCTAACTTGGTTGCTACTGACTACACAAATATGATGGAATTACCTAAGTTTTTTCACAAAATCAACGCTTATTAGGAGAAATGAGCTTGCCAACTTAGTACCGACCTACAAACTGTCTTTTATCACGTTAACAACAATCTTTACGAAACAGCCTTATTTTAAAATCAAAAAAACTCTCGCCTCCTATGCATCGATTTCATGCATAGGGACGAGAGTTTACCCGCGGTTCCACCCTATTTGCTGCCAGAAAGCAGCCTCTTTAAAAATGATGTCGCTCCAGAATGCCTTCCTTAATTTCTGCCATCCGGCTCACACCATACCCGGACTCGCTAATGCAGAGTGATTTAAGTACTCTTTTCCTTCACAGCAACATTATGTAATTGTCATTAAAAATCAGAAAAAGCTTTTGTTTTGAATAATAGCGAAAAGATTCAGCAATGTCAATAGTTATAGGCGATCCCTGAAGGAATCCATTTGATCCAGAAATTTTCTTGTTTTTAAATATAGCCCTGAATATTCATCATAGTATGCTGTGATGACTTTTTTTAATTCAGCCTTTGTTTCCGGCTTTACTGAGATATTTCCCAGTCGGCTAAGGTCCAGCAGATAAAATAAGCGCAGCAGCCTTACTGTCCCCGGAGAAATTTTGATTCTGTAAGGATCTGTCTCAAAGCATCGGTGACAAAGGAGCCCACCTTCTTTAATCGAAAAGTGGAACTCTCCTTCGGTGTTTCCGCAAATGGTACACCTGTCCAAAACCGGATACAAACCCTGGACATTGAGCATTTTCATTTCATAGATAAACGTGAGAATTTCCATATCATAACCTTCATTCATATAATTAAGGGTCTGAAGAAGGAGTTCGAACATAAAAGGATTTGATTTTTTATCCTCTGTCACTTTATCCGTCAAATCAATAATATAACTGGCATGGGCCGTCAGAAAAATGTCCTCGCGTATTGACCGCATGGAAGATATCATGTCTCCCTGCTGCAGTCCGCCCAGCCCTGAACTTGCCTGAAAAAGATAGTAACCATACGTAAAAAGCTGGGTGACGGCAGAAAGCCTGCTGCTGGGCTTTTTCGCACCTCTTGCCATCACACCAACTTTTCCGAATTCCCTGGTATATAAAGTTACAATTTTATTGTTCTCGCCATAATCAGTCGTTCTAATGACAATGCCTTCGCATTTCTGCAGCATCCTCTGTCACCATCCATTACTACAGACAAACCTATGAGATTGGAAAATCAATTTCTGCTAGTTCTTCCTCCGAATAACCGGGTATTTCTTGATTGTCTTTCTCTAATTCCTTAAAGAGAAGATACGTGTCAATGTTACCTGTTTGCGAAAAAACCTTCCAGGTAAAATCCAACATCGAAAACCCCACCTTTCATATTTTCACTAGCAATTTTATCTATCCCAAATCCTTATGAATATCATGGCCTGCCGAGCAGATTTTCATGTTACGCAAAAATTGTAAATTCTATTTATGAATAATATTTGGAAACCCTTAATATGTTATGGATGGAGCATTTGCCAAACAGGCCTAATATTCATCTTCCCTGAAACCAAAATCCCTCAGCTGAGTGGCTTTATTTCTCCAATCTTTCTGTACCTTTACCCATAACTCCAAAAACACCTTTGAACCAAGCAGATTCTCGATATCATGTCGGGCCCGTTTGCCAATTTCCTTTAGCATACTTCCCTGTTTGCCTATAATAATGCCCTTTTGGGAATCCCTCTCGACAATGATTGTTGCCATTACATGCACCATTTCCTTTTCAGGCTGGCGTTCCATCTTCTCGATAACGACAGCAAGTGAATGAGGTATTTCTTCCCTAGTCAGGTGCAATGCTTTCTCCCTGATCAGTTCGGAAACGATGAAACGTTCCGGATGGTCGGTTACCTGATCCGCTGGATAAAACTGCGGGCCTTCCGGCATTTTTTCCTTGATTTGTTCAAGCAGCCTTTCGAT
The nucleotide sequence above comes from Mesobacillus jeotgali. Encoded proteins:
- the recO gene encoding DNA repair protein RecO, giving the protein MLQKCEGIVIRTTDYGENNKIVTLYTREFGKVGVMARGAKKPSSRLSAVTQLFTYGYYLFQASSGLGGLQQGDMISSMRSIREDIFLTAHASYIIDLTDKVTEDKKSNPFMFELLLQTLNYMNEGYDMEILTFIYEMKMLNVQGLYPVLDRCTICGNTEGEFHFSIKEGGLLCHRCFETDPYRIKISPGTVRLLRLFYLLDLSRLGNISVKPETKAELKKVITAYYDEYSGLYLKTRKFLDQMDSFRDRL
- a CDS encoding YqzL family protein, which gives rise to MLDFTWKVFSQTGNIDTYLLFKELEKDNQEIPGYSEEELAEIDFPIS